In Hermetia illucens chromosome 5, iHerIll2.2.curated.20191125, whole genome shotgun sequence, a single window of DNA contains:
- the LOC119658205 gene encoding uncharacterized protein LOC119658205, with the protein MQYNFHVVEKLKDAKIRQHEILVSFDVEALFPSISVKQALQNFETWLNKHRTSTKEKRENRQYTKLASICMSENYFTFRSEYYKTTAGTAMGNPLSPLLSEMFMAGLEELMEQRGITPTFWDRYVDEVLAIVDKSLLNGLLEKTNQLHKNIVFTMETDIKIIRNEEDFEFDIFRKPTTTQRVTSSSSFHSYQHRFLVFHSMVHRMLNIPLTRSRYIKELAYIKDTAKKNGHSTYIIDAMMRKKQAANNRKRWTSFAGINDKTTVRSSITCTSLWPRINNALKGFKIEAVPTSRHVQLKTRLRSVKDPKSKEEESGIYKITCPKCSSIDRAG; encoded by the coding sequence ATGCAGTACAACTTCCATGTGGTCGAGAAACTGAAGGATGCTAAAATTAGGCAGCATGAAATCCTAGTCTCGTTTGATGTGGAAGCCCTTTTTCCGAGTATATCGGTCAAACAGGCCCTACAAAACTTCGAAACGTGGCTCAACAAACACCGCACCTCAACCAAGGAAAAGAGGGAGAATCGCCAATATACAAAGCTAGCGTCAATATGTATgagtgaaaactattttaccTTCCGGAGTGAATACTACAAAACCACCGCAGGCACGGCAATGGGTAATCCACTTTCCCCTCTACTAAGCGAAATGTTTATGGCAGGTCTAGAGGAACTAATGGAACAGCGTGGGATAACACCCACTTTTTGGGATAGATATGTTGATGAGGTACTAGCTATCGTTGACAAATCGCTGTTGAATGGATTGCTAGAAAAAACCAATCAGCTCCATAAAAATATTGTATTCACCATGGAGACTGAcatcaaaataattagaaacgAGGAAGACTTCGAGTTCGATATATTCAGGAAGCCCACAACCACCCAACGAGTCACATCTAGCAGCTCTTTCCATTCATACCAGCATAGATTCCTCGTCTTCCACAGCATGGTACATAGAATGCTAAACATCCCCCTAACCAGATCGAGATATATCAAAGAACTGGCTTATATAAAAGACACCGCGAAAAAGAACGGACACAGCACCTACATTATAGACGCTATGATGAGGAAGAAACAGGCTGCCAATAACAGGAAACGATGGACGTCGTTTGCAGGCATCAATGATAAGACAACAGTGAGATCGAGTATTACATGCACTTCGTTGTGGCCCAGAATTAATAATGCGCTTAAAGGATTTAAAATAGAGGCTGTTCCAACAAGCAGACATGTGCAACTTAAAACACGACTTAGGAGCGTAAAGGACCCGAAatccaaggaggaagagagcggGATCTATAAAATCACATGCCCGAAATGCTCCAGTATAGATAGGGCAGGCTAA